The proteins below are encoded in one region of Rhizobacter sp.:
- a CDS encoding cation acetate symporter, with translation MAGPTAASDDLSPRAFTRRLNRVYGAYVLGLLLFIAALAGLEAMGMSRRWIGAIFLLSTVLLYAGIGVLCRTSDADEYYVAGRRVPAAYNGMATAADWMSAASFISLAGTMYLQGYAGLAFIMGWTGGYCLVALLLAPYLRSFGQYTIPDFLGARYGSHGPRLMGVLAAILCSFTYVVAQIYAIGLIASHLVGVGFEIGVFLGLGGILVCSFLGGMRAVTWTQVAQYIVLVVAFLVPVFWLSVKQTGVPLPQLAYGQQLQKVTERENALRADPRELEVIALYKARAEEYAAKLKDIPAALARDQESARQRVQQLRAEDAPLARIQSAEKALLALPRDAETARRVWSQAKAAAEARAQPLGGLPAHGTAYAGDPKGTAAQQRDFDDSRRNFLALVFCLTIGTAALPHLLMRSYTTPSVRQARQSVTWSLFFILLLYLSAPALAVMVKFEVFNVLVGTPFDQLPGWIANWAKVDAGLLSVSDINRDGVLQLGEIRIGSDMVVLATPEIAGLPFVVSGMVAAGALAAALSTADGLLLTISNALSHDVYFRVVDASASNSRRVTTSKMLLLVVALSAAAVAAQKPADIVFLVSAAFSIAGSALFSALVLGVFWKRANAAGAVAGMVAGLSVTLYYMVRNEAWMRDIFHVVVPVDLWLGIQPISAGVFGVAASFVVTVVVSLLTPRRSAASEAFLERIRTPRLPQ, from the coding sequence ATGGCCGGCCCCACCGCTGCATCCGATGACCTGAGCCCGCGGGCCTTCACCCGCCGGCTGAACCGGGTCTATGGCGCCTACGTGCTGGGGCTGCTGCTCTTCATCGCTGCGCTGGCCGGGCTCGAAGCGATGGGCATGTCGCGCCGCTGGATCGGCGCGATCTTCCTGCTCTCCACCGTGTTGCTTTACGCGGGGATCGGCGTGTTGTGCCGTACCTCGGATGCCGACGAGTACTACGTGGCGGGCCGGCGTGTGCCCGCGGCCTACAACGGCATGGCGACGGCGGCCGACTGGATGTCGGCCGCGTCGTTCATCAGCCTGGCCGGCACCATGTACCTGCAGGGCTACGCGGGCCTGGCGTTCATCATGGGATGGACGGGCGGCTATTGCCTCGTCGCGCTGCTGCTCGCGCCGTATCTGCGCAGCTTCGGCCAGTACACGATCCCAGACTTCCTGGGTGCGCGCTATGGGAGCCACGGTCCGCGCCTGATGGGCGTGCTGGCGGCGATCCTGTGCTCGTTCACCTATGTCGTGGCGCAGATCTATGCGATCGGGCTGATCGCGAGCCATCTCGTCGGGGTGGGCTTCGAGATCGGCGTGTTCCTCGGGCTGGGCGGCATCCTCGTGTGCTCGTTCCTCGGCGGAATGCGTGCTGTCACGTGGACGCAAGTCGCTCAGTACATCGTGCTGGTGGTGGCGTTCCTGGTGCCGGTGTTCTGGCTTTCGGTCAAGCAGACCGGCGTGCCGCTGCCCCAGCTTGCCTACGGGCAACAGCTGCAGAAAGTGACCGAGCGCGAGAACGCCTTGCGGGCCGACCCACGCGAGCTGGAGGTGATCGCGCTCTACAAGGCGCGAGCCGAGGAATACGCGGCCAAGCTGAAGGACATCCCGGCAGCACTGGCGCGCGACCAGGAGTCCGCGCGCCAGCGCGTGCAGCAGCTGCGCGCGGAAGACGCGCCGCTTGCGCGCATCCAGTCGGCCGAGAAGGCCCTGCTGGCCTTGCCCCGAGATGCCGAGACGGCTCGCCGGGTGTGGTCGCAGGCGAAGGCGGCGGCAGAGGCGAGGGCGCAGCCTCTCGGGGGCCTGCCGGCGCATGGCACCGCTTACGCCGGTGACCCCAAGGGCACGGCCGCGCAGCAGCGAGACTTCGACGACTCACGTCGCAACTTCCTCGCACTGGTGTTCTGCCTGACCATCGGCACCGCGGCCCTGCCGCACTTGCTGATGCGCAGCTACACCACGCCGTCGGTGCGGCAGGCCCGCCAATCGGTGACCTGGTCGCTCTTCTTCATCCTGCTGCTGTACTTGTCGGCGCCCGCGCTGGCGGTGATGGTCAAGTTCGAGGTGTTCAACGTGCTGGTGGGCACGCCGTTCGACCAGCTGCCGGGTTGGATCGCCAACTGGGCCAAGGTCGACGCCGGACTCCTGAGCGTGAGCGACATCAATCGCGACGGCGTACTGCAGCTGGGCGAGATCCGCATCGGCAGCGACATGGTCGTGCTCGCCACGCCCGAGATCGCCGGGCTGCCCTTCGTGGTGTCGGGCATGGTGGCGGCCGGCGCATTGGCCGCAGCGCTCTCCACGGCCGATGGCCTACTGCTCACAATCTCGAATGCGCTCTCGCACGACGTGTATTTCAGGGTCGTCGACGCGAGCGCGTCCAACAGCCGACGGGTCACCACCTCGAAGATGCTGCTGCTGGTCGTCGCCTTGAGCGCAGCAGCGGTCGCGGCGCAGAAGCCGGCCGACATCGTGTTTCTCGTGTCCGCTGCCTTCTCGATCGCAGGCTCGGCGCTCTTCTCGGCCTTGGTGCTGGGCGTGTTCTGGAAACGGGCCAACGCGGCCGGTGCCGTGGCGGGCATGGTGGCCGGTCTGTCGGTCACGCTGTACTACATGGTCCGCAACGAGGCCTGGATGCGTGACATCTTTCA
- the ppsA gene encoding phosphoenolpyruvate synthase — translation MSTPNLATALVVPFEHLRMTDVESVGGKNASLGEMISQLAASGVRVPGGFATTAHAFRRFLAHNGLAERINQRLATLNTEDVRALAEAGAEIRRWVEDTPFPADLQEAITAEFAKLTAGNEGASFAVRSSATAEDLPDASFAGQQETFLNVVGIDDVLHKMKEVFASLYNDRAISYRVHKGFAHTDVALSAGVQRMVRSDLGAAGVMFTIDTESGFKDVVFITSSYGLGETVVQGAVNPDEFYVHKPALKNGKQAIIRRNLGSKLIKMEFATPEEKKASGKLVKTVDTATEQRNRYSLTDADVTELAQYALIIEQHYGRPMDIEWGKDGSDGQLYILQARPETVKSQQEGKAEQRYKLKGTGTVLAEGRAIGQKIGTGPVRIVHSLAEMDSVQAGDVLVTDMTDPNWEPVMKRASAIVTNRGGRTCHAAIIARELGIPAVVGCGDATDTLKDGALVTVACSEGDTGYIYDGLLETEITEVDRGELPYCPIKIMMNVGNPQLAFDFAQMPNSGVGLARLEFIINNNIGVHPKAILDYPNIDIDLKKAVESVARGHASPRAFYVDKLTEGVATIAAAFWPKPVIVRLSDFKSNEYRKLIGGSRYEPEEENPMLGFRGASRYVSDGFGDAFSMECEALKRVRNDMGLTNVEIMVPFVRTLGQAKRVTEMLAEKGLKRGHEGLRIIMMCEIPSNAVLADQFLEFFDGMSIGSNDLTQLTLGLDRDSGMEILAADFDERDPAVKALISRAITACRAVGKYVGICGQGPSDHADFADWLAAEGIVSISLNPDTVVETWRRLATRR, via the coding sequence ATGTCCACCCCAAACCTGGCGACCGCCCTGGTCGTACCGTTTGAACATCTGAGAATGACCGACGTCGAGTCGGTCGGCGGCAAGAACGCCTCGCTCGGCGAGATGATCAGCCAGCTGGCCGCCTCGGGCGTGCGGGTGCCCGGCGGCTTTGCCACGACGGCGCACGCCTTCCGCCGATTCCTCGCCCACAACGGCCTGGCCGAGCGCATCAACCAGCGCCTAGCCACCCTCAACACCGAAGACGTGCGCGCGCTCGCCGAAGCCGGTGCCGAGATCCGCCGCTGGGTCGAAGACACCCCGTTTCCTGCCGACCTGCAAGAGGCCATCACCGCCGAGTTCGCCAAGCTCACCGCCGGCAACGAAGGCGCCTCCTTCGCCGTGCGTTCGTCGGCCACCGCCGAAGACCTGCCCGACGCCAGCTTCGCCGGCCAGCAAGAGACCTTCCTCAACGTCGTCGGCATCGACGACGTGCTGCACAAGATGAAAGAGGTCTTCGCCAGCCTCTACAACGACCGCGCCATCAGCTACCGCGTGCACAAGGGCTTCGCCCACACCGACGTCGCCTTGTCGGCAGGCGTGCAGCGCATGGTGCGCTCCGACCTCGGCGCGGCCGGTGTCATGTTCACCATCGACACCGAAAGCGGCTTCAAGGACGTCGTCTTCATCACCTCCAGCTACGGCCTGGGCGAAACCGTGGTGCAAGGCGCCGTCAACCCCGACGAGTTCTACGTCCACAAGCCCGCGCTCAAGAACGGCAAGCAAGCCATCATCCGGCGCAACCTCGGCTCCAAGCTCATCAAGATGGAGTTCGCCACCCCCGAGGAAAAGAAAGCCTCCGGCAAGCTCGTCAAGACGGTGGACACCGCCACCGAGCAGCGCAATCGCTACTCGCTCACCGATGCCGACGTCACCGAACTCGCCCAATACGCCCTCATCATCGAGCAGCACTACGGCCGCCCGATGGACATCGAGTGGGGCAAGGACGGCAGCGACGGCCAGCTCTACATCCTGCAGGCCCGCCCCGAGACGGTGAAGAGCCAGCAAGAAGGCAAGGCCGAACAGCGCTACAAGCTGAAAGGCACCGGTACCGTGCTCGCCGAAGGCCGCGCCATCGGCCAGAAGATCGGCACCGGCCCCGTGCGCATCGTGCACAGCCTGGCCGAGATGGACAGCGTGCAGGCTGGTGATGTGCTCGTCACCGACATGACCGACCCCAACTGGGAGCCCGTCATGAAGCGGGCGAGTGCCATCGTCACCAACCGCGGTGGCCGCACCTGCCACGCCGCCATCATCGCCCGCGAACTCGGCATCCCCGCCGTCGTCGGCTGCGGCGACGCCACCGACACCCTCAAAGACGGTGCCCTCGTCACGGTGGCCTGCTCCGAAGGCGACACCGGCTACATCTACGACGGCCTGCTCGAGACCGAGATCACCGAAGTCGACCGTGGCGAGCTGCCGTACTGCCCCATCAAGATCATGATGAACGTGGGCAACCCCCAGCTCGCCTTCGACTTCGCCCAGATGCCCAACTCCGGCGTGGGCCTCGCCCGCCTCGAGTTCATCATCAACAACAACATCGGCGTGCACCCCAAGGCCATCCTCGACTACCCCAACATCGACATCGACCTCAAGAAGGCCGTCGAGTCGGTGGCCAGAGGCCATGCTTCGCCGCGTGCCTTCTACGTCGACAAGCTCACCGAAGGCGTGGCCACCATCGCCGCCGCCTTCTGGCCCAAGCCGGTGATCGTGCGCCTCTCCGATTTCAAGTCCAACGAGTACCGCAAGCTCATCGGCGGCAGCCGCTACGAGCCCGAGGAAGAGAACCCCATGCTCGGCTTCCGCGGCGCCTCGCGCTACGTGAGCGACGGGTTCGGCGACGCCTTCTCGATGGAGTGCGAGGCCTTGAAGCGCGTGCGCAACGACATGGGCCTGACCAACGTCGAGATCATGGTGCCCTTCGTCAGAACGCTCGGCCAGGCCAAGCGCGTGACCGAGATGCTGGCCGAGAAGGGCTTGAAGCGCGGGCACGAGGGCTTGCGCATCATCATGATGTGCGAGATCCCCAGCAACGCGGTGCTGGCCGACCAGTTCCTGGAGTTCTTCGACGGCATGTCGATCGGCTCCAACGACCTGACCCAGCTCACCCTCGGCCTGGACCGTGACTCGGGCATGGAGATCCTCGCGGCCGACTTCGACGAGCGCGACCCGGCGGTCAAGGCGCTGATCTCGCGGGCCATCACGGCGTGCCGCGCGGTGGGCAAGTACGTGGGCATCTGCGGACAGGGGCCCAGCGACCACGCCGACTTCGCCGACTGGCTTGCCGCCGAGGGCATCGTCTCGATCTCGCTCAACCCCGATACGGTGGTGGAGACGTGGCGGCGGCTGGCCACGCGCCGCTGA
- a CDS encoding kinase/pyrophosphorylase, whose protein sequence is MPNRTVYFVSDGTGITAETFGNSILAQFPGKPRHVRRPFIDTLDKAHQVVREINQTAELEGVRPVVFLTLVDPDMLGVLKASKGMVLDMFNTFIEPLEAEFGVKSNHRIGRFADVSKSQEYTDRIEAINFSLAHDDGQSAKNLEQADVILVGVSRSGKTPTSLYLAMQHGIKAANYPLIPEDFDRNELPKSLAPHKAKCFGLTIAPERLAEIRNERRPNSQYANLENCKREVAQAEQMMRREGISWLSSTHKSIEEIATTILRDIRPDRLMY, encoded by the coding sequence ATGCCGAATCGCACTGTGTACTTTGTCTCCGATGGCACCGGCATCACCGCCGAAACCTTCGGCAATTCGATCCTCGCGCAGTTTCCCGGCAAGCCACGGCACGTGCGGCGCCCTTTCATCGACACGCTCGACAAAGCCCATCAGGTGGTGCGCGAGATCAACCAGACGGCTGAACTCGAAGGTGTACGACCGGTCGTTTTTCTGACGCTGGTCGACCCCGACATGCTGGGCGTGCTCAAAGCCAGCAAAGGCATGGTGCTGGACATGTTCAACACCTTCATCGAGCCGCTGGAGGCCGAGTTCGGTGTCAAGTCCAACCACCGCATCGGGCGTTTCGCCGATGTGTCGAAGAGCCAGGAGTACACCGACCGCATCGAGGCGATCAACTTCTCGCTCGCCCACGACGACGGGCAATCGGCCAAGAACCTGGAACAGGCCGACGTCATCCTGGTTGGCGTGAGCCGCAGTGGCAAGACGCCGACTTCGCTCTACCTCGCCATGCAGCACGGCATCAAGGCCGCCAACTACCCGCTGATTCCGGAAGACTTCGATCGCAACGAGCTGCCCAAGAGCCTGGCGCCGCACAAGGCGAAATGCTTCGGTCTCACCATTGCGCCCGAACGTCTCGCGGAGATTCGCAACGAGCGCCGGCCCAACAGCCAATACGCCAACCTCGAGAACTGCAAACGCGAGGTCGCGCAGGCCGAGCAGATGATGCGCCGCGAGGGCATCTCGTGGCTGTCGTCCACGCACAAGTCGATCGAAGAGATCGCCACCACCATCCTGCGCGACATCCGGCCCGACCGGCTGATGTACTAA